In Macrobrachium rosenbergii isolate ZJJX-2024 chromosome 4, ASM4041242v1, whole genome shotgun sequence, one genomic interval encodes:
- the LOC136830819 gene encoding uncharacterized protein isoform X2, whose protein sequence is MTPTSKSSTAAVLALIAIALVARVEGAPSHNTDPQLGLELEAPTNEDGLTVDRVNDYDDVYYVDDERNGANDPEYGYKDPCAFQEICETLALSVDSKRNHRVQDSNFVISSNPPKSQAAKTPDLYKFSINDLVVDCNDMLIKCSLQGSQRASPGNGNVEQEAETK, encoded by the exons ATGACACCAACAAGCAAATCATCCACCGCCGCTGTGCTGGCGCTGATAGCCATCGCTCTGGTTGCTCGGGTAGAGGGCGCCCCGTCTCATAACACTGACCCTCAACTGGGACTAGAACTCGAAGCGCCTACTAATGAAGACGGTCTAACTGTAGATCGCGTTAATGACTACGACGACGTGTACTACGTTGATGATGAGCGCAACGGTGCTAATGACCCTGAATACGGATACAAGGATCCCTGTGCTTTCCAAGAGATATGTGAGACATTAGCCTTGAGCGTCGACAGCAAGAGAAATCATCGCGTGCAAGACAGCAACTTCGTAAT ATCTTCCAACCCACCCAAAAGTCAAGCTGCCAAGACACCAGACCTCTACAAATTTTCAATAAACGACCTGGTTGTCGACTGCAACGACATGTTGATCAAATGCAGCTTGCAGGGAAGTCAGAGAGCTTCCCCTGGAAACGGAAATGTTGAGCAAGAGGCTGAGACTAAATAA
- the LOC136830819 gene encoding uncharacterized protein isoform X1: MGRTLLNITLLFFRSGACSAVGMTPTSKSSTAAVLALIAIALVARVEGAPSHNTDPQLGLELEAPTNEDGLTVDRVNDYDDVYYVDDERNGANDPEYGYKDPCAFQEICETLALSVDSKRNHRVQDSNFVISSNPPKSQAAKTPDLYKFSINDLVVDCNDMLIKCSLQGSQRASPGNGNVEQEAETK; encoded by the exons ATGGGTAGAACACTTTTGAACATTACTTTGCTGTTTTTCCGCAGTGGCGCCTGTTCAGCG GTCGGAATGACACCAACAAGCAAATCATCCACCGCCGCTGTGCTGGCGCTGATAGCCATCGCTCTGGTTGCTCGGGTAGAGGGCGCCCCGTCTCATAACACTGACCCTCAACTGGGACTAGAACTCGAAGCGCCTACTAATGAAGACGGTCTAACTGTAGATCGCGTTAATGACTACGACGACGTGTACTACGTTGATGATGAGCGCAACGGTGCTAATGACCCTGAATACGGATACAAGGATCCCTGTGCTTTCCAAGAGATATGTGAGACATTAGCCTTGAGCGTCGACAGCAAGAGAAATCATCGCGTGCAAGACAGCAACTTCGTAAT ATCTTCCAACCCACCCAAAAGTCAAGCTGCCAAGACACCAGACCTCTACAAATTTTCAATAAACGACCTGGTTGTCGACTGCAACGACATGTTGATCAAATGCAGCTTGCAGGGAAGTCAGAGAGCTTCCCCTGGAAACGGAAATGTTGAGCAAGAGGCTGAGACTAAATAA